The following coding sequences lie in one Indicator indicator isolate 239-I01 chromosome 2, UM_Iind_1.1, whole genome shotgun sequence genomic window:
- the ABCC10 gene encoding ATP-binding cassette sub-family C member 10 → MESILADLCGTSPDDPLPVWVHGSIGHCFNQLTLNVIPHAILAAVSACFLGTPRSGSRVPCRPSWGCRITTSFILAVLFLADTIPATISQQGLGPVYLEVLVNGTATLTWFTHGLALLILFRSSHGFTKGPVALAFLALLPIPSLIIKLVWYYHNKIAWSPAHPATSSRFAILCLQLASLLVYVIGYLFPTTSRQDFLSINHSWHQGQLISEPGIPVSDQQRVAEDGESWLSRFLYVWMNPLMKHGYQGKLKQPQDVYVLPRQLQAASVCDRFYSCWQKAAARHQVEEETVSLTSPIIARGDGSSNAPDNLHHAQKPVRLFSVLHAAFGLRFYSLGLLKLAGNLLGFSGPLLLNLLVNFMESQEEPLSHGVLYALGLFAGSFLGALLRNQFTYEVNKVTLMVRAAVISAIYRKALRVSSSSLTRFTLGEIVNFMSTDATRLVNFCISFHEVWSLPFQFAITLYLLYEQVGIAFLGGVALTLLLVPINKIIANRIMMNNQEMLKHKDTRVKLMTEFLSGIRVIKFYTWEKHFSTRINACRAKELQKLRAIQYLDAVCVYLWAALPVVVSIAIFITYVLLGHTLTATKVFTALALVGMLILPLNSFPWVLNGTLEAKVSLDRIQRFLELVDQDLEAYYALDVPSGTAAAMEIQCAAFLWTPVEEESTMATLELHIENLSVEKGMLLGVVGKIGSGKSSLLAAITGELIKQGGRVYICDLERGFGLATQEPWIQSTTVRENILFGREYDARLYKEVVEACALSDDLNILPAGDQTEVGENGVTLSGGQKARIALARAVYQEKELYLLDDPLAAVDAEVANHLMQKCILGVLKHKTRILCTHRTEFLKKADALLLVDNGRIVKTGTPADILPLVEAFPKSKDMDKREKEKAPDEQGQEVAVETEAKESTQNNHLIHKEEEKKEGAVAFEVYKAYWLAVGSGLALSILFSLFLMQASRNISDWWLSHWISSISQAANTSVMVCSASLPSPHLLLFSVAGLVSPIQALDTTPVPSNGSLDVNFYLIVYGSIAGANSLFTILRAFLFAYGTIRAATVVHNRLLQRVIKATVTFFDTTPTGRILNRFSSDLYCVDNSLPFMLNILLANMYGLLGMLVIITYGLPWIGLVLLPLAALYFSIQRYYRCTSRELKRLYSVTLSPIYTHFSETLSGLCSIRAMRATERFELENHLRLEQNQRCLFVSNTAAQWLDIRLQMIGVVVITAIAGIAIIQHQKQLGNPGLVGLALSYALSVTNLLSGLISSFTLTETMMVSVERTEEYTTDIPTEPQDKLIQVAADWPSQGLVEFQQVVLAYQVGLPNALDGVSFTIYPGEKVGIVGRTGSGKSTLFLALFRMLELKSGRILLDGVDSQLVGLEELRSRLAIIPQDPFLFSGSIRENLDPQGKRTDAELHEMLEQCHLWDAVTQMGGLDSEVGERGKNLSVGQRQLLCLARALLTQAKVLCIDEATANVDQKTDQLLQKTIRQWFADKTVLTIAHRLNTILDSDRVLVMQAGRVAELDSPTHLSQKDGSLFQRLLHSGQQ, encoded by the exons ATGGAGAGTATCCTGGCTGATTTGTGTGGGACCAGCCCAGACGATCCACTCCCTGTGTGGGTTCATGGCAGCATTGGCCATTGCTTTAATCAGCTGACATTAAATGTGATTCCTCATGCAATACTTGCAGCAGTTAGTGCCTGCTTCCTTGGCACTCCAAG ATCTGGCTCCAGGGTGCCTTGCAGGCCAAGCTGGGGATGCAGAATTACTACCTCCTTCATACTTGCTGTCTTATTCCTTGCTGATACCATTCCAGCCACCATTTCTCAGCAAGGGCTGGGCCCTGTATACCTAGAAGTGCTGGTAAATGGCACTGCCACCCTGACATGGTTCACGCATGGCCTCGCTCTTCTCATTCTCTTCAGATCCAGCCATGGCTTTACAAAGGGCCCAGTGGCCCTGGCTTTCCTTGCTCTCTTACCCATACCTTCCCTCATCATCAAACTGGTATGGTACTACCACAACAAGATAGCTTGGTCCCCTGCCCATCCTGCTACCTCCTCCAGGTTTGCCATTCTCTGTCTGCAGCTGGCCTCTCTGCTTGTGTATGTGATTGGTTACCTCTTCCCCACCACTAGCAGGCAAGACTTCCTCTCCATCAATCACTCCTGGCATCAAGGCCAGCTCATCTCAGAACCGGGAATACCAGTGTCTGATCAGCAGAGAGTGGCAGAAGATGGTGAGAGCTGGCTCTCACGCTTCCTTTATGTTTGGATGAACCCTCTTATGAAACATGGCTATCAGGGCAAGCTGAAGCAGCCGCAGGATGTCTATGTGCTTCCTCGccagctccaggctgccagTGTCTGTGATCGTTTCTACTCTtgctggcagaaggcagcagctcgTCACCAAGTAGAGGAAGAGACGGTGTCTCTTACTAGCCCAATCATTGCTAGAGGTGATGGGAGTAGCAATGCCCCAGACAACCTGCACCATGCCCAGAAGCCAGTGCGACTCTTCTCAGTCCTCCATGCAGCATTTGGACTTCGTTTCTACTCCCTTGGACTTCTCAAGCTGGCTGGCAATCTGCTAGGTTTCTCAGGCCCTCTGCTTCTGAACTTGCTGGTGAATTTCATGGAGTCACAGGAAGAGCCCCTGAGCCATGGGGTGCTCTATGCCCTTGGACTCTTTGCTGGCTCCTTCTTGGGTGCTCTCTTGCGCAACCAGTTCACCTATGAGGTGAACAAGGTGACACTGATGGTGCGAGCTGCTGTAATCTCTGCCATCTACCGCAAGGCGCTGCGTGTCAGTAGCAGCAGTCTTACCCGATTCACTCTGGGGGAAATTGTCAACTTCATGAGCACAGATGCTACTAGGTTGGTCAACTTCTGCATCAGCTTCCACGAAGTGTGGAGCTTGCCTTTCCAGTTTGCCATTACCCTCTACCTGCTCTATGAGCAAGTAGGGATAGCCTTTTTGGGAGGCGTGGCCCTGACACTGCTGCTTGTGCCCATCAACAAGATTATAGCTAACCGCATCATGATGAACAACCAGGAAATGCTGAAACATAAGGATACACGGGTCAAG CTAATGACAGAGTTCCTATCTGGCATCCGTGTGATCAAATTTTACACTTGGGAGAAGCACTTCAGCACCAGGATAAATGCCTGCCGAGCTAAAGAGCTGCAGAAACTACGAGCCATCCAGTACTTggatgctgtgtgtgtgtatctctgggcagcactgcctgtTGTTGTCTCCATTGCCATCTTCATCACCTATGTCCTGTTGGGTCATACGCTCACGGCCACAAAA GTGTTCACAGCATTGGCCCTTGTTGGGATGCTTATTCTTCCTCTCAATAGCTTCCCATGGGTGTTGAATGGGACCTTGGAAGCCAAAGTTTCCCTGGATCGAATCCAGCGTTTCCTTGAGCTTGTAGACCAGGACCTGGAAGCTTATTATGCTCTAG atgtcccttcaggtactgctgctgccatggagaTTCAATGTGCAGCCTTCTTATGGACACCAGTTGAGGAGGAAAGCACCATGGCCACTTTGGAACTGCACATTGAGAACCTGTCAGTGGAAAAG GGGATGCTCCTGGGAGTTGTTGGGAAAATCGGCTCTGGCAAAAGCTCTCTGCTTGCAGCCATCACTGGAGAGCTCATTAA ACAAGGTGGACGAGTGTATATTTGTGACCTGGAGCGAGGATTTGGTCTGGCCACACAGGAGCCTTGGATACAGTCTACTACTGTCCGTGAGAACATCCTTTTTGGACGGGAATATGATGCCAGGCTCtacaaggaggtggtggaggcctgtGCCCTCTCTGATGACCTGAAC ATTTTACCAGCAGGTGACCAGACAGAGGTGGGTGAAAATGGTGTGACACTCAGTGGGGGACAGAAGGCTCGAATAGCCCTTGCCAGGGCTGTTTACCAG GAGAAAGAGCTTTACCTCCTTGATGATCCCCTGGCTGCTGTTGATGCAGAAGTAGCCAACCATCTTATGCAGAAATGCATTCTTGGAGTTCTCAAACACAAGACCAGGATCCTTTGTACCCACAGGACAGAGTTTCTGAAGAAAGCTGATGCCTTGCTGTTGGTAGACAATGGCAGGATAGTTAAGACAG gcaCTCCAGCTGATATCCTGCCACTTGTGGAAGCCTTCCCCAAGTCCAAGGATATggacaaaagagagaaggagaaag CCCCTGATGAACAGGGCCAAGAAGTGGCTGTAGAGACAGAGGCAAAAGAGTCAACACAAAACAATCACCTCATCcacaaggaggaagagaagaaggaaggggcagtggcttttgAGGTGTACAAAGCATACTGGCTAGCAGTGGGCAGTGGCTTGGCATTATCCATCCTTTTctcactcttcctgatgcaag CATCCAGAAATATTTCAGACTGGTGGCTGTCACACTGGATCTCCAGCATATCCCAGGCAGCAAATACCTCTGTGATGGTCTGCTcagcttcccttccttccccgcACCTGCTTCTCTTCTCCGTTGCTGGGCTTGT ctccCCCATTCAAGCTCTGGACACCACCCCAGTCCCTTCCAATGGCTCACTGGATGTGAATTTCTATCTGATAGTTTATGGGAGCATTGCAGGAGCCAACTCCCTCTTTACCATTCTTCGAGCCTTCCTCTTTGCTTATGGCACTATCCGTGCTGCCACTGTTGTTCACAACCGACTGCTCCAGAGGGTTATAAAG GCCACAGTCACCTTCTTTGACACCACACCAACAGGACGGATCCTGAACCGCTTCTCCTCCGACCTGTACTGCGTGGATAACAGCCTGCCATTTATGCTCAACATCTTGCTGGCCAACATGTACGGGCTCTTGGGCATGCTGGTGATAATCACCTATGGCCTCCCATGGATTGGTCTGGTCTTACTGCCTCTGGCTGCCCTCTATTTCTCCATCCAGCGCTATTACCGGTGTACATCCCGGGAGCTGAAGCGCCTTTACAGTGTCACTCTGTCTCCCATTTACACTCACTTCTCAGAGACCCTCTCAGGACTGTGCAGCATCAGAGCCATGCGGGCAACAGAGAG GTTTGAGTTGGAGAATCACCTGCGCCTGGAGCAGAACCAGCGCTGCCTCTTTGTCAGCAACACAGCAGCGCAGTGGCTGGACATCCGCTTGCAGATGATTGGGGTCGTTGTGATTACTGCTATTGCAGGAATTGCCATTATCCAGCACCAGAAGCAACTGGGAAATCCAG GACTTGTGGGCCTTGCACTCTCATACGCCCTGTCTGTCACAAACCTGCTCTCAGGTCTTATTTCCAGCTTCACTCTGACAGAGACCATGATGGTGAGTGTGGAGCGGACAGAGGAATACACTACAGACATCCCCACAGAGCCCCAGGATAAACTGATCCAG GTTGCTGCTGACTGGCCAAGCCAGGGGCTTGTGGAATTCCAGCAAGTAGTTCTGGCATACCAAGTGGGCTTGCCTAATGCACTTGATGGTGTGAGCTTCACCATTTACCCTGGAGAGAAGGTGGGGATCGTAGGTCGCACAGGATCTGGAAAATCCACCCTTTTCCTGGCTCTTTTCCGCATGCTGGAGCTGAAGTCAGGCCGGATTCTCCTGGATGGTGTTGACAGCCAGCTTGTGGGCTTGGAGGAACTAAG ATCTAGGCTGGCAATCATCCCGCAGGATCCATTTTTGTTCAGTGGCTCAATCCGAGAGAACCTGGACCCCCAAGGAAAAAGGACAGATGCTGAGCTCCATGAGATGCTAGAGCAATGCCACCTGTGGGATGCTGTTACTCAAATGG GCGGATtggacagtgaggtgggagagaggggaaagaatcTGTCTGTGGGACAGAGGCAGCTGTTGTGTCTGGCAAGAGCCCTCCTGACACAGGCCAAG GTGCTGTGTATTGATGAGGCCACAGCCAATGTGGATCAGAAGACAgaccagctgctgcagaagaccATCCGCCAGTGGTTTGCTGACAAAACTGTTTTGACAATTGCTCACAG GCTGAACACCATCTTGGACTCAGACCGTGTGCTGGTGATGCAAGCTGGGAGAGTGGCAGAGCTGGATTCACCCACCCACCTAAGCCAGAAAGATGGTTCCTTGTTCCAGCGCCTCCTGCACAGTGGGCAGCAGTGA